Proteins encoded within one genomic window of Nonomuraea gerenzanensis:
- a CDS encoding AMP-binding protein, protein MLGRLIDLGGFGIEAASALIRNGLLGPVHPSVLARVVEAYRHFHLSPATGLAAAAARWPDRPAVIDEAGTLTFAELDARAAALAAGLHRRLGIEPGRTVAVMWPNDRGFAEVVAAVSRLGADLLLLNTGLAGPRLRDVLRRERVHALIADPGLPHVDFDGPWTGDLDGLIREGGSGAGVPSPRRAGRLVLLTSGTTGVPKGAPRRLSPAAVAEPFLSMLATVPVRGGEPMLIAPPLFHGLGLLWYAAALVLGCPVVLMRRFDPEAVLDALERHRAGTLVAVPVMLKRLLACTPRPLPHLRVVVSGGSALRPDLATAFMNTYGDVLYNLYGSTEAGWAALATPADLRTAPDTVGRPPRGATVRIEGPDGRAQPAGQVGRVLVGGGLTFGAGGGPDGLLATGDLGHRDRRGLLFIDGRDDDMIVSGGENVFPQEVENVLARVPGVADVAVLGVPDEEYGQRLAAYVVAADGARLSAEELRRAVKESLAGFKVPRDVEFVPSVPRNPTGKVDRDRLVRG, encoded by the coding sequence ATGCTCGGAAGGCTGATCGACCTGGGCGGTTTCGGAATCGAGGCCGCCTCCGCGCTCATCCGCAACGGACTCCTGGGCCCGGTGCACCCCTCGGTGCTCGCCCGCGTCGTGGAGGCGTACCGGCACTTCCACCTCAGCCCCGCCACGGGCCTGGCCGCCGCGGCGGCGCGCTGGCCCGACCGGCCGGCCGTCATCGACGAGGCGGGGACGCTCACGTTCGCCGAGCTCGACGCCCGCGCCGCGGCGCTGGCGGCGGGCCTGCACCGCCGGCTCGGCATCGAGCCGGGCAGGACGGTGGCGGTCATGTGGCCCAACGACCGCGGGTTCGCCGAGGTGGTGGCGGCCGTGTCCCGGCTCGGCGCCGACCTGCTGCTCCTGAACACCGGGCTGGCGGGGCCGCGCCTGCGGGACGTGCTGCGGCGCGAGCGCGTACACGCCCTCATCGCCGACCCCGGCCTGCCCCACGTGGACTTCGACGGACCCTGGACCGGAGATCTGGACGGGCTGATCCGGGAGGGCGGCTCCGGCGCGGGGGTGCCGTCGCCGCGGCGGGCGGGGCGGCTGGTGCTGCTCACGTCCGGGACGACCGGCGTGCCCAAGGGCGCGCCACGGCGGCTCTCCCCGGCCGCCGTGGCGGAGCCGTTCCTGTCGATGCTGGCGACCGTGCCGGTGCGCGGCGGCGAGCCGATGCTCATCGCCCCGCCGCTGTTCCACGGTCTCGGCCTGCTCTGGTACGCCGCCGCGCTCGTGCTCGGCTGCCCGGTCGTGCTCATGCGGCGCTTCGACCCCGAGGCCGTCCTCGACGCCCTCGAACGGCACCGCGCCGGCACGCTGGTGGCCGTGCCGGTGATGCTGAAACGCCTCCTGGCGTGCACGCCCCGGCCGCTGCCGCACCTGCGGGTGGTCGTCTCGGGCGGCTCCGCGCTGCGCCCCGACCTGGCCACCGCGTTCATGAACACCTACGGGGACGTCCTGTACAACCTCTACGGCTCCACCGAGGCCGGTTGGGCCGCCCTGGCCACGCCCGCCGACCTGCGCACCGCACCCGACACCGTCGGACGTCCTCCGCGCGGGGCGACCGTGCGCATCGAGGGGCCGGACGGGCGTGCGCAACCGGCCGGGCAGGTCGGGCGGGTGCTCGTCGGGGGCGGGCTGACGTTCGGCGCCGGGGGAGGGCCGGACGGCCTGCTGGCCACGGGCGACCTCGGGCACCGGGACCGGCGGGGCCTGCTGTTCATCGACGGCCGCGACGACGACATGATCGTCTCCGGTGGCGAGAACGTGTTCCCGCAGGAGGTGGAGAACGTCCTGGCCCGCGTCCCGGGCGTGGCGGATGTGGCGGTGCTGGGGGTGCCGGACGAGGAGTACGGGCAGCGGCTGGCCGCTTACGTGGTGGCGGCCGATGGGGCGCGGTTGTCGGCGGAGGAGCTCCGGCGGGCGGTCAAGGAGTCGCTGGCCGGGTTCAAGGTGCCGCGTGATGTGGAGTTCGTGCCGTCCGTGCCGCGTAACCCGACGGGGAAGGTGGATCGGGACCGGCTCGTACGGGGATGA
- a CDS encoding aldo/keto reductase, protein MEFRQLGASGLKVPALSFGAGTFGGRGELFGAWGNTDVAEARRLVDVAVEAGVTMFDTADVYSDGASEEVLGQAIKGRRDEVLISTKAGLPVDDTPNGAGTSRPRLIRAVDDALRRLGTDYIDLFQLHAFDAATPVEEVLSTLGDLVAAGKLRYVGVSNFSGWQLMKSLAASDRHGYPRYVAHQVYYSLVGRDYEWELMPLGLDQGVGALVWSPLGWGRLTGRIRRGAPLPAGSRLHRTAAYGPPVDDERLYAVVDVLDEIAGETGKSVPQIALNWLLRRPTVASVIVGARNEEQLRENLGAVGWSLTPDQVSRLDAASTVTAAYPYYPYRSQEGFARVNPPIERLIHG, encoded by the coding sequence ATGGAATTTCGGCAGTTGGGTGCGTCCGGTCTCAAGGTGCCCGCGCTGAGCTTCGGCGCAGGCACGTTCGGCGGCAGGGGCGAGTTGTTCGGCGCGTGGGGGAACACCGACGTGGCGGAGGCCAGGCGGCTGGTGGACGTGGCCGTCGAGGCGGGGGTGACGATGTTCGACACCGCCGACGTGTACTCCGACGGCGCCTCGGAGGAGGTGCTCGGCCAGGCGATCAAGGGACGCCGGGACGAGGTGCTCATCTCCACCAAGGCCGGGCTGCCCGTGGACGACACTCCCAACGGCGCCGGCACGTCGCGGCCCCGGCTGATCAGGGCGGTGGACGACGCGCTGCGCCGCCTCGGCACCGACTACATCGACCTGTTCCAGTTGCACGCCTTCGACGCCGCCACGCCGGTCGAGGAGGTCCTGTCCACGCTCGGCGACCTGGTGGCGGCCGGCAAGCTGCGGTACGTGGGCGTGTCCAACTTCTCCGGCTGGCAGCTCATGAAGTCCCTCGCCGCGTCCGACCGGCACGGCTACCCCCGGTACGTGGCGCATCAGGTCTACTACTCGTTGGTCGGCCGCGACTACGAGTGGGAGCTGATGCCCCTCGGCCTCGACCAGGGCGTCGGCGCGCTGGTGTGGAGCCCGCTCGGCTGGGGCCGCCTCACCGGCAGGATCCGGCGCGGCGCGCCGCTCCCCGCAGGCAGCCGGTTGCACCGCACGGCCGCCTACGGGCCGCCCGTGGACGACGAGCGGCTGTACGCGGTGGTGGACGTGCTCGACGAGATCGCCGGGGAGACCGGCAAGAGCGTTCCGCAGATCGCGCTCAACTGGCTGCTGCGCCGCCCGACCGTGGCCTCGGTCATCGTGGGGGCGCGCAACGAGGAGCAGTTGCGGGAGAACCTGGGCGCCGTCGGCTGGTCCCTCACCCCCGACCAGGTGTCCCGCCTGGACGCCGCCAGCACCGTCACGGCGGCCTACCCCTACTACCCGTATCGCAGCCAGGAGGGGTTCGCCCGCGTGAACCCGCCGATCGAGCGCCTCATCCACGGGTGA
- a CDS encoding RNA polymerase sigma factor: protein MHDPSHLSTPVAAEPDDASVIANSRHDPEWFSVIFDRYFTAIHRYAAARLGPAAADDVAAETFLAGFDQRDRYDLTRPEAKAWLYGIATNLIGRHRRDELRLYRALSRAAGRDDTENHADRVTDRVTAEQLSPRLARGLKSLPQGDRDALMLVACAGLSYAEAAFALGVPIGTVSSRLNRARARLRKSLGHAVKEV, encoded by the coding sequence ATGCATGACCCTTCCCACCTCTCCACGCCCGTGGCCGCGGAGCCGGACGACGCGTCGGTCATCGCGAACTCGCGCCACGACCCCGAGTGGTTCTCGGTGATCTTCGACCGGTACTTCACCGCGATCCACCGGTACGCCGCCGCCAGGCTCGGACCGGCCGCTGCCGACGATGTGGCCGCGGAGACGTTCCTGGCGGGGTTCGACCAGCGCGACCGCTACGACCTGACCCGGCCGGAGGCCAAGGCCTGGTTGTACGGCATCGCCACGAACCTCATCGGCCGCCACCGCCGCGACGAGCTCCGCCTCTACCGGGCGCTCAGCCGCGCGGCCGGCCGCGACGACACCGAGAACCACGCCGACCGCGTCACCGACCGCGTGACCGCCGAACAGCTCAGCCCGCGACTGGCCCGCGGGCTGAAGAGCCTGCCCCAGGGTGACCGTGACGCGCTGATGCTCGTCGCCTGCGCCGGCCTCAGCTACGCGGAGGCGGCCTTCGCCCTGGGCGTTCCGATCGGCACCGTCAGCTCCCGGCTGAACCGGGCCCGAGCCAGGCTGCGCAAGTCCCTGGGTCACGCGGTGAAGGAGGTCTGA
- a CDS encoding TetR/AcrR family transcriptional regulator — MLRATEQLLAEGGGDHVSLDRVAALAGVGKGTVFRRFGSRAGLLQALLEERSRELREAVASGPPPLGPGAPAHERLRAFLDALGAIAEGNAVLLAAHEQACAEDRYGDPSYRLWHHHLSTLFAAERPDLDADFLAHALLAVFDGDLVRHLTPPGDPRRFTRSVQELAAALLGPRP; from the coding sequence GTGCTTCGCGCGACCGAGCAGCTCCTGGCCGAAGGCGGCGGGGATCATGTGTCGCTCGATCGGGTGGCCGCGCTGGCAGGAGTGGGCAAAGGCACGGTGTTCCGGCGTTTCGGCAGCCGCGCGGGTCTCCTGCAGGCGCTGCTCGAAGAGCGTTCCCGCGAGCTGCGCGAGGCGGTCGCGAGCGGCCCGCCCCCGCTCGGCCCCGGCGCCCCCGCCCACGAGCGGCTACGGGCGTTCCTCGACGCCCTCGGCGCGATCGCGGAAGGCAACGCCGTCCTGCTGGCGGCACACGAGCAGGCCTGCGCGGAAGACAGGTACGGCGACCCCAGCTACCGGCTCTGGCATCACCACCTCAGCACCTTGTTCGCCGCCGAACGCCCCGACCTGGACGCGGACTTCCTGGCCCACGCCCTGCTCGCCGTCTTCGACGGTGACCTGGTCCGCCACCTGACCCCGCCGGGCGACCCCCGCCGCTTCACCCGTTCCGTGCAGGAGCTGGCGGCGGCGCTGCTCGGCCCTCGCCCCTGA
- a CDS encoding zinc-binding dehydrogenase, with amino-acid sequence MRALIVDPDAPASLRLATAPEPEPAPHQSLIEVRHVSLNRGEVAFAGRRPAGTVHGYDAAGVVVRAAADGSGPAEGARVAAFGAGAWAQRMAVDSTAVAEVPEGVELADAAALPMAGITALRTLRTRDILGRRVLITGAAGGVGRYAVQLAALGGAHVIASVGSVARGEGLSGLGAQEVVVGLQGIDRPVDLILDNVGGPQLAAAWALLAAGGSVQNIGWASGEPAVFEPYSMFFVGAAKTMSTFGDVHEVGPDLATLLGFAAAGRLSPEIGWRGPWERIAGASRALLERRVAGKAVLDVTPPA; translated from the coding sequence ATGCGCGCACTCATCGTCGACCCCGACGCCCCCGCTTCACTGCGCCTCGCCACGGCCCCCGAACCCGAGCCCGCGCCGCACCAGTCGCTGATCGAGGTGCGGCACGTCTCCCTCAACCGGGGCGAGGTGGCCTTCGCCGGACGACGGCCGGCCGGGACCGTGCACGGCTACGACGCCGCCGGGGTCGTCGTGCGTGCCGCGGCCGATGGGAGCGGGCCGGCTGAAGGGGCCAGGGTGGCGGCGTTCGGGGCCGGCGCGTGGGCGCAGCGCATGGCCGTGGACAGCACCGCGGTCGCCGAGGTTCCCGAGGGGGTGGAGCTCGCCGACGCCGCCGCGCTGCCGATGGCCGGCATCACGGCGCTGCGTACCTTGCGTACGCGCGACATCCTGGGGCGGCGGGTGCTGATCACCGGGGCCGCGGGTGGTGTCGGACGGTACGCGGTGCAGCTCGCCGCGCTGGGCGGCGCTCACGTGATCGCCTCGGTGGGGTCGGTGGCGCGGGGCGAGGGGTTGAGCGGGCTGGGGGCGCAGGAGGTGGTCGTGGGGCTGCAGGGCATCGATCGGCCTGTCGACCTCATTCTGGACAACGTGGGCGGGCCTCAGCTCGCCGCCGCCTGGGCGTTGCTCGCGGCTGGGGGGAGCGTGCAGAACATCGGCTGGGCGTCCGGTGAGCCGGCCGTGTTCGAGCCGTACTCGATGTTCTTCGTCGGGGCCGCCAAGACGATGAGCACGTTCGGCGATGTCCATGAGGTGGGGCCGGACCTTGCGACGCTGCTCGGGTTCGCCGCTGCGGGGCGGCTGTCGCCGGAGATCGGCTGGCGCGGCCCCTGGGAGCGCATCGCCGGCGCCTCGCGGGCGCTGCTGGAGCGGCGCGTCGCGGGCAAGGCCGTCCTGGACGTGACCCCGCCCGCCTGA
- a CDS encoding flavin reductase family protein, with the protein MNNTVVTGHVRIEPNILYFGTPVVLISSSNEDGTPNLAPMSSAFWLGWRAMLGLGARSKTAANLRRTRECVLNLPSDALAAAVDRLALTTGSDPVPERKYERGYRHVGDKFGHAGLTAVPSEVVAPPRVGECPVAMECVVEAVHPVGDGGVLGFEVRVVRVWAHEEIRLAGTDDHIDPDAWRPLIMSFQKLYGLGQQVHPSRLASIPERLYRTEDLDRARTEVSASHGR; encoded by the coding sequence ATGAACAACACTGTGGTGACCGGGCACGTCCGTATCGAGCCGAACATCCTCTATTTCGGCACCCCCGTCGTCCTGATCTCCTCCTCGAACGAGGACGGCACCCCCAACCTGGCCCCCATGTCGTCGGCCTTCTGGCTCGGCTGGCGCGCCATGCTGGGGCTGGGCGCCAGGTCCAAGACCGCCGCCAACCTGCGCAGGACCCGCGAGTGCGTCCTCAACCTGCCTTCCGACGCGCTCGCGGCTGCGGTGGACCGGCTGGCGCTCACCACGGGCTCCGACCCGGTGCCCGAGCGCAAGTACGAGCGGGGTTACCGGCATGTGGGCGACAAGTTCGGGCACGCGGGGCTGACCGCTGTGCCGTCCGAGGTGGTGGCGCCGCCACGGGTGGGCGAGTGCCCGGTGGCGATGGAGTGCGTGGTGGAGGCGGTGCATCCGGTGGGTGACGGCGGGGTTCTCGGGTTCGAGGTGCGGGTCGTGCGGGTGTGGGCGCACGAGGAGATCCGGCTCGCGGGGACGGACGACCACATCGATCCGGATGCGTGGCGGCCGTTGATCATGAGCTTCCAGAAGTTGTACGGGCTGGGGCAGCAGGTGCATCCGTCGAGGCTGGCGAGCATTCCTGAGCGGCTCTACCGGACGGAGGACCTCGACCGGGCCCGCACGGAGGTCTCCGCGTCCCACGGCCGGTGA